The genomic stretch CTGTTCGCCAGCTTCAATAACGTCCTGAATCATCCGCGGTGGGGATTCCCTAATGCCAACGTCTTCAGCACGACGTTCGGCGTCGTGGGCGCACCGACCGGCAATCGCACGATCAATCTGCGCGCGACGCTCAACTTCTAGCTCGTGGATCGGGAGAAGGGGTCTCGCGGCCCGGTTCGATAGGCGGTCGAACCGGGCCTTCTCGATTTCGGCGCTTTCTATGTGTTCGGAGGCGCGCTCTGCTCATTCTGCGAGGGGCTCATGCCGGCGTCCATTCCGCGCCGATGTCGCGTCGGTAGTGCATCCGTTCGAAGGTGATGAGCGAAGCGGCCGCGTAAGCGCGTGAGCGTGCCTCCGCGAGGGTGCGACCGCCTGCGACGACGTTGAGGACGCGACCGCCAGCCGTGAGGAATGATCCGTCGGGCATGCGCGTCGTCCCCGCGTGGAAGATCACGACCTCCGGAAGGCGTCGTGCCTCTTCCAGTCCTCGGATGGGATAGCCGGTTTGATAGGTCCCCGGGTATCCGCCGGAGGCCAGGACGACACAGACCGTCGAATCCTCGCGCCATCGGAGGGGAACACGAGAGAGTTCGCCGGCGGCGAGCGCTTCGCCGATCTCCAGCAGATCGTTCTCCAATCGCGGCAGGATCGCTTGCGCTTCGGGATCGCCCAAGCGGACGTTGTATTCGAGCACGCGCGGGCCCTCGGGCGTCAGCATGAGGCCGATGTAGAGCACTCCCCGATAGGGGAAACCTTCGCGCGCGGCCGCGCGAATCGTCGGCCAGGCGATTTCCCGAAGGATGCGCTCGCGCATCGCTTCATCGAGAAGATGCGGTGTGGAGATCGCCCCCATGCCACCTGTGTTCGACCCCTGATCGCCGTCCTGCGCGCGCTTGTAATCCTGTGCCGGAGGCAACGGCACGATGAACTCTCCATCGGTGAAGAGCAGGAAGCTGCATTCGCGTCCGGTCAGGCATTCTTCCAGAACGATGCGCTCGCCCGCGGCTCCGAGCGCCTTCTCGACCATGAGCCGCTCGATCGTGGCCTCGGCTTCCTCAGGCGTATGCGCGAGGCTCACGCCCTTCCCCGCTGCCAGTCCATCGGCTTTGATCACGACGGGGAAATCAAATCGCCGAGCAGCGATCGCGCGACGAGCTTCGGCGACCGAATCGCACACGGTGAAACGCGCGGTCGGGATGCCATGTCGCGCCATGAATTCCTTGGCGAACGCCTTGCTCCCCTCCAATCTGGCCGCGCGCGCATCCGGACCGATGATCTTGAGCCCACGCCGCGAGAATTCATCCACGACGCCGTTCACAAGCGGCAGCTCCGGTCCGACGAATGTCAGAGCGACGCCCTCAGCCTCGGCGACGTCCGCCAACTCACGCGGATTCCCAACATCAGCGCGCACGCAGCGAGCGATTTCGGCGAGGCCTCCATTCCCCGGCGCCGCGACGATCTCCCCGATGCTCGTGTTTCGAGCCAAGGCCCATGCGATCGCATGCTCGCGTCCTCCCGAACCGATGACGAACACCTTCATAAGGTTTGCACTCCTCTTCAGGCAACCTCGCGTGCATTCGAAGCACCCGATAGTGGCATGGGCCGAGTTCGGAAGTCAAGCGTGCTCTCATTGCTTGTCGCGCCCAGACGGGGGTGATAGCATTATGGCGACGGAGGAGCCCATGATGAACCGACGACGAAGGATCGGGACGCCGTCCGGCGACATCCGACGATCGCGCGGGATGCCTTCTTTCGCACTCTCGCTGATCGTCCTCATCGGGTTCACCTTGGTGAGCGTCTTGTCCGTGCCCTCTCGGAGCATGGCGACCGTGGACGAGCAAGCCGGTCGGCGCCCTCCACGGCGCGAGCGACCGCAGGCGCCCTCAGTGGAGAAGCCCGCTGAGGATGCACAAAAGCCCACGAGCTCGACACCGCAATCCGGTGAAGAGCAGAAACCTTCCCCTCAGCCGCAGAAAGAGGCACAGGCTGAGGGCGAACCGATTCGCCTCAAAGCCGATCTGGTCTCCGTGCCGGTCGTGGTCTTCGACAAGAAAACCGGGCGCGTATACACCGGGTTGAAGAGGGGGAATTTTACCGTCTTGGAGGACGGCGTGAAACAGGAGATCGTCACGTTCAGTGGCGAGGAGTCCCCGATCACGCTCGTGATGCTGCTCGAGTACAGTCGGCAGATCGAGTGGTTCCGCGAGGAAGTGATCAATCCCGCTGGGCTCTTCGTGACACGCTTCGTCAAGCCGGGCGACTACATCGCCATCGTCGCCTTCGATATTCGGCCTGCGGTCTTGACGGATTTCACCGACAGTCCGGCGCGCTTGCGCGAGGCCATCTATCTGCTCATTCGGAACTATCCGGCCTTCAGCGAGAGCAATCTCTTCGATGCTTTGAACTTCGTCCTGCGCGGGGGAGAGTTGGACGGTGCCGAGTACACGGGCTTGCAGGAGATCGAAGGACGCACCGCCGTCCTGCTCGTCGCTATTGGGATCGACACCTTCAGCAAGATCAATTACGACGAGGCGCGCAGGATCGTGGAGAACGCGGGCGTCCCCATCTATGCCATCGGCATCGGCGAGTTGGCGTATATTCTGCTCGAACATCGGCTGCCGCCGGAATCGCGCCTCACCTTTTTGCAAGCCCAGAATACGTTGAAGACATTCGCCGAGGTCACGGGCGGCCGCTTCTATAGCGTCCGATTTCAAGGCGCCTTGCCTTCCGTGCTCGAATCCATCTCCGTCATGTTGCGCACGCAATACACGCTCGGATATACGCCGACGAATCCTCGCCGCGAGGGGAAACGACGCCGGATTCAAGTCTTGGTGGATGTGGACGGCGACGGCAAGCCCGATAACGATCGCTTGGAGGTCCAACACCGGCGCAGCTACATCGAGCCGAGGGAGGGGAAGAAATAGCCTCCCTCGGAGGCCATCGTTCCCCGAAGCGCGCGATCTCCCGCGATGTGGGAAACGCGCTGAGAGCCTTTATCCGCCAGTGATGGGCCGCATCGCTTCGAGGGGGGTCGCCACGAGCAACCGCGCGAAAGAGGGCTCTCCCATTACTCACGTCACCTTCGGTTCCTTCTTCGAACCTTCGCACGGGCTCGGATCCGGCGAGATCAAAATGAACGTATGCCCTTCGTGTCCTTCTCGGGGTCTCACCTTGATCTCGCCTCAAAACGCGATCTTCAGGCTGCCGGTCAGCGTGTGAGCGCGATAGTCCTCCAGGGCGAATCCCTTCTGATTGTATCCGTACCAACGCCAGCCGACGCTCCAGGTGAACCGCTTCGGGAACGTGTAGGCGATCATCCCCCGCGGCTGATGGAAGTTGAGGGGGAGCGTCCCTTGCGCATTCACGATGGAATACCCGAGGGCCAGCCGAAGATTGCGAAGCGGGGAGACCATGAGGTCGCCGTCCACGAAATTATCGTTCGCCACATATTGCGAGGATTCGATCGTTCGCAAGCGCGGATGCAAGACGAGGATCGCCGACGTGATATCCGCGCGCGTGTAGGTGAGTGAGAGGGCGAAGCGTTCATTGGGCGTCCACAGGGTCGTGAGCGTCAAGCCGCGATTTCGGTGCACGTTATCCACGAGCGGATTGGGATTGCGCGCGTCGGTCACCAGAAGCTGGAGGCTGAACGTGAGCGAGGAGAGGGGGCGGTATTGAGCACGGGTGCGAAGCCGCGTGAGGCGACGTGGAGCCACACGGGTGAAGACGTTGTCGCTCGAGCCGCGTTCGATTTGGGTGAAGAGGCGAAAAGCGGGACTCACGCGGAGGCTGAGCCCACCGAGGACGGCATGCGCGTTCAACTCCGATTCCTCGCGCTCGTCCGCTTCCGGTCGGTGAAACGAAACCCGCCGATGGGCGAAGCGATGGCCGGCGCGAAGGACGATGCGCGGAGTGAGTTCCACAGCGCCTTCGACGTAATTGGAGAACGAATCCACAGATGTGCGCGCGCCGAACCATTCCGCGACCGAGCGCGTGAGAGGCGAAGGAAGGGCGCCGCGCAGGTTCGAGCCGAGCTGTTGCTCCGTGCGCGTGCGCACATCTCCGGCGATCGTGAAATGCTGAAATCGCGCGGTGTTGGTGAAGGTGAGGCGCCGATGCGGACGATAATTCACGCTGGCGTCGGCGAGAGCATTAGGACGCGAAGCGTGCGCGAGGCTCGTCGAAGTCTGCGCCGTGACGTATCGAAGGACGGAGAGGTCGAAGAGATTGCCGGTCGCCCGCTCCTGACGCGTGAAGTCCACGCTGGCGTCGCTGTAAGCGAAGCGTCCGCTCAGCAGCAGCGTGCGATGCAGATGCCCATGCAGCCCTAAGCGCGTCGTCGGCACGAAGCCGCGAATCCCGCTGTCGCGCGCGAACGTCTGCAGGAAGATCTGTTGGGGGTTGGTCGAAGT from Blastocatellia bacterium encodes the following:
- a CDS encoding VWA domain-containing protein — its product is MNRRRRIGTPSGDIRRSRGMPSFALSLIVLIGFTLVSVLSVPSRSMATVDEQAGRRPPRRERPQAPSVEKPAEDAQKPTSSTPQSGEEQKPSPQPQKEAQAEGEPIRLKADLVSVPVVVFDKKTGRVYTGLKRGNFTVLEDGVKQEIVTFSGEESPITLVMLLEYSRQIEWFREEVINPAGLFVTRFVKPGDYIAIVAFDIRPAVLTDFTDSPARLREAIYLLIRNYPAFSESNLFDALNFVLRGGELDGAEYTGLQEIEGRTAVLLVAIGIDTFSKINYDEARRIVENAGVPIYAIGIGELAYILLEHRLPPESRLTFLQAQNTLKTFAEVTGGRFYSVRFQGALPSVLESISVMLRTQYTLGYTPTNPRREGKRRRIQVLVDVDGDGKPDNDRLEVQHRRSYIEPREGKK
- the purD gene encoding phosphoribosylamine--glycine ligase, producing the protein MKVFVIGSGGREHAIAWALARNTSIGEIVAAPGNGGLAEIARCVRADVGNPRELADVAEAEGVALTFVGPELPLVNGVVDEFSRRGLKIIGPDARAARLEGSKAFAKEFMARHGIPTARFTVCDSVAEARRAIAARRFDFPVVIKADGLAAGKGVSLAHTPEEAEATIERLMVEKALGAAGERIVLEECLTGRECSFLLFTDGEFIVPLPPAQDYKRAQDGDQGSNTGGMGAISTPHLLDEAMRERILREIAWPTIRAAAREGFPYRGVLYIGLMLTPEGPRVLEYNVRLGDPEAQAILPRLENDLLEIGEALAAGELSRVPLRWREDSTVCVVLASGGYPGTYQTGYPIRGLEEARRLPEVVIFHAGTTRMPDGSFLTAGGRVLNVVAGGRTLAEARSRAYAAASLITFERMHYRRDIGAEWTPA